In a single window of the Pseudomonas entomophila genome:
- a CDS encoding FecR family protein, producing the protein MLEPASARKVQQALVYLAALQGDDPERVRQLGDQAQRWRGRSDEHERAWREAEQRWQMVHRLTPQLRTALQPQACDAGRRRLLRQGGALALVLGAGGWLGWMFKRTAPFQYDLQTTHAEAPRALELPDGSQLLVAAESNLRVHFDHGERQVMLLHGNAFFDVAHERWRPFLVSTRLGLVQVLGTAFSVSDRGDRVQVAVARGRVQVRGLKGGEQTLAAGERICLDGQGQLGTLRAGGAFGPDLAHWQRGWWSFTDQPLSEVIGELNAYVTRPVTLGPGAGALRLTGSFPGDQPEVLLEALPRVLPVRLVEQDGQRLIVQR; encoded by the coding sequence ATGCTTGAACCGGCCTCTGCGCGCAAGGTCCAGCAGGCCTTGGTCTACCTGGCCGCCTTGCAGGGCGATGACCCCGAGCGGGTGCGCCAGCTGGGCGACCAGGCGCAACGTTGGCGCGGCAGGAGTGACGAGCATGAGCGCGCCTGGCGAGAGGCCGAGCAGCGCTGGCAGATGGTCCATCGCCTGACCCCACAACTGCGTACCGCCCTTCAGCCGCAAGCGTGCGATGCCGGGCGGCGACGGCTGTTGCGTCAGGGGGGCGCCTTGGCGCTGGTGCTGGGCGCCGGTGGCTGGCTGGGCTGGATGTTCAAGCGCACCGCACCCTTCCAGTACGACCTGCAGACCACACACGCCGAAGCACCACGCGCGCTTGAGTTGCCCGACGGCAGCCAGTTGCTGGTGGCCGCCGAAAGCAACCTGCGGGTGCATTTCGACCATGGCGAGCGCCAGGTCATGCTACTGCATGGCAATGCCTTCTTCGATGTCGCCCATGAGCGCTGGCGACCGTTCCTGGTCAGTACCCGACTCGGGCTTGTCCAGGTGCTGGGCACGGCCTTCTCTGTCAGCGACCGGGGCGATCGGGTGCAAGTGGCCGTCGCCAGGGGGCGGGTACAGGTGCGTGGCCTGAAGGGGGGCGAGCAGACCCTTGCGGCAGGCGAGCGCATTTGCCTGGATGGCCAGGGCCAATTGGGCACATTGCGCGCCGGCGGCGCGTTCGGCCCCGACCTGGCGCATTGGCAGCGTGGCTGGTGGTCGTTCACCGACCAGCCCTTGAGCGAAGTGATCGGCGAGCTCAATGCTTATGTGACGCGCCCGGTGACCCTAGGCCCTGGTGCCGGCGCCTTGCGCCTGACCGGCAGCTTCCCCGGCGACCAGCCCGAGGTGCTGCTCGAAGCACTGCCACGTGTGCTGCCGGTACGGCTGGTGG
- a CDS encoding RNA polymerase sigma factor, with amino-acid sequence MQHPKPDPAAQETCRGFYADILHFLRKRMDNASDAADMTQDVFAQWLGYRDRAKVQQPRAFLFQVARNLLSDHWRRQKVRHAVLEDDALANEPAPPGNEPLEHAQQQQRLNQLRQVLAQLSPRRREALMLHRFEGLTQAQIAERMNISVSMVEKHIAAALLQCKQRLDSDTGTEQLP; translated from the coding sequence ATGCAGCACCCCAAGCCCGACCCCGCCGCCCAGGAAACCTGCCGTGGTTTCTACGCTGACATCCTGCACTTCCTGCGCAAGCGCATGGACAATGCCAGCGATGCCGCGGACATGACCCAGGATGTGTTCGCCCAATGGCTGGGTTACCGCGACCGCGCCAAGGTGCAGCAGCCGCGGGCCTTCCTGTTCCAGGTCGCGCGCAATCTGCTCAGCGACCACTGGCGCCGACAGAAAGTCCGCCACGCGGTGCTGGAGGATGACGCCCTCGCCAATGAGCCGGCCCCCCCTGGCAACGAGCCGCTTGAGCATGCCCAGCAGCAGCAGCGGCTGAATCAATTGCGCCAAGTGCTCGCGCAACTCTCGCCGCGACGCCGAGAAGCCCTTATGCTGCACCGCTTCGAAGGCCTGACCCAGGCCCAGATCGCCGAACGCATGAACATTTCCGTCAGCATGGTCGAGAAGCACATCGCCGCCGCCCTGCTGCAGTGCAAGCAACGCCTGGACAGTGACACCGGCACGGAGCAGCTTCCATGA
- a CDS encoding RNA polymerase sigma factor: MTSLSTPWNTRPVLETVVDDLLAHYSDLRRYLCGRLGNPDDAADIAQSSFAQAYAHALNAPVINARALLFQAARNLCIDQYRRRSTELAALEDWLARAELLTPSVEDIMIAREQLQLLIARIERMPRLRREVFVRVRLHGHSHREVCEALGLSAKSVELHIARAVFDLSELRMSLRHA; encoded by the coding sequence ATGACCTCCCTTTCCACGCCCTGGAACACCCGCCCGGTTCTCGAGACCGTCGTCGACGACCTGCTCGCCCACTACAGCGACCTGCGCCGCTATCTCTGCGGGCGTCTGGGCAATCCCGACGATGCCGCCGACATTGCCCAGTCCAGTTTCGCCCAAGCCTATGCCCATGCACTCAACGCCCCGGTGATCAATGCCCGCGCCTTGCTGTTCCAGGCCGCGCGCAATCTGTGTATCGATCAATACCGGCGACGTAGCACTGAACTGGCCGCGCTGGAGGACTGGCTGGCGAGGGCAGAGCTGCTGACCCCCAGCGTGGAAGACATCATGATCGCCCGCGAGCAATTGCAACTGCTGATCGCGCGGATCGAGCGCATGCCGCGCCTGCGCCGCGAGGTGTTCGTGCGCGTGCGCCTGCATGGCCACAGCCACCGGGAGGTATGCGAGGCGCTGGGGCTGTCGGCGAAATCGGTGGAACTGCATATCGCCCGGGCGGTGTTCGACCTGTCGGAACTGCGCATGAGCCTGCGCCATGCTTGA
- a CDS encoding DUF4917 family protein, which yields MPALDAHLPAWADLYQRHPCSALLLGNGASRALWKPFGYFSLFEEAQRVRHKALGVSDQALFKALGSELFEPVLSALNTTVRANAALAISSTAPLNRYYSIKEALIHAVRAVHLPWPLLSVATRRAINQGLRQYQSVYTSNYDLILPWAIGEAPEGFADLFDEQGFFDVRRTAGEGIRVMHLHGGMHLLKLPDGSTRRRSAEQAELLEGFAVNIPGEVPLFVNESRSDDKLRAIRNTDYLAWCLGQLAREHEGVCLFGQHLDASDQHLLDALRQARPKHLAIAIRPLSEASIINQKQHFIDRFADLDDVSLHFFDASTHPLGLAELAIGVPDSHHRRR from the coding sequence ATGCCCGCACTCGACGCCCACCTGCCCGCCTGGGCCGACCTCTACCAACGCCACCCGTGCAGCGCCCTGCTGCTGGGCAATGGCGCCAGCCGCGCTCTGTGGAAGCCGTTCGGTTATTTCTCGCTGTTCGAGGAGGCCCAGCGCGTACGGCACAAAGCGTTGGGGGTGAGCGACCAGGCGCTGTTCAAAGCCCTGGGCAGCGAACTGTTCGAGCCGGTGCTCAGCGCCCTGAACACCACGGTGCGGGCCAACGCCGCGCTGGCGATCAGTTCCACCGCGCCGCTGAACCGCTACTACTCGATCAAGGAAGCATTGATCCACGCGGTGCGCGCGGTGCACTTGCCCTGGCCGTTGCTCAGCGTGGCAACCCGCAGGGCGATCAACCAGGGCCTGCGCCAATACCAGAGCGTCTACACCAGCAACTACGACCTGATCCTGCCCTGGGCCATCGGCGAAGCCCCGGAAGGCTTCGCCGATCTGTTCGACGAGCAAGGCTTCTTCGATGTACGTCGCACCGCTGGCGAAGGCATCCGTGTGATGCACCTGCACGGCGGCATGCACTTGCTCAAGCTCCCCGACGGCAGCACCCGCCGGCGCAGCGCCGAACAGGCCGAACTGCTCGAAGGCTTCGCCGTCAATATTCCCGGTGAAGTGCCGCTGTTCGTCAACGAGAGCCGTAGCGACGACAAGCTGCGTGCGATCCGCAACACCGACTACCTGGCATGGTGCCTGGGCCAGTTGGCCCGCGAGCACGAGGGGGTATGCCTGTTCGGCCAACACCTGGACGCCAGCGACCAGCACCTGCTCGATGCCCTGCGCCAAGCCAGGCCAAAGCATCTGGCGATTGCCATTCGTCCTTTGAGCGAGGCGTCGATCATTAACCAGAAGCAGCATTTCATTGATCGTTTTGCCGACCTTGACGATGTTTCGCTGCATTTCTTCGACGCTTCCACCCACCCCCTGGGCCTTGCCGAACTGGCCATTGGCGTGCCAGACAGCCACCACCGTCGGCGCTGA
- a CDS encoding glycerophosphodiester phosphodiesterase family protein — MHKTLIQALGLTTLLATGAAQAVDGQALARAQGIPQPAVIAHRGASFDAPESTTPAYQLARELGADYLEMDLQRTRDGVLVVVHDDVLLRTSDVAERFPERKNSPVSAFTLAELKSLDAGSWFNKAYPERAREHFKQQRILTLDEVIDIAEADAKRHPGLYIETKEPAQFPGIEQDLKKRLEARGWLDKPGKVVLQTFDRNSLKLLHEAMPQVPKILLLWVAKGSVEPASGQDFAESGEQDKSAFYARQQPKDRAEFERWLGYAKEGGAIGTGPSAVRTHLGEQSYSDLIQPWMNQATHERGMLVHVYTLDEKVDFEKAMKAGVDGIFTNRAGELMRFYGRSVGKEDQLLGTLGY, encoded by the coding sequence ATGCACAAGACCCTTATCCAGGCCCTGGGCCTGACCACCCTGCTGGCCACGGGCGCTGCCCAGGCCGTCGATGGCCAGGCGCTTGCGCGTGCCCAGGGCATCCCGCAACCGGCGGTGATCGCTCACCGCGGCGCTTCGTTCGATGCTCCGGAATCCACCACACCGGCCTACCAGCTGGCCCGTGAACTGGGTGCCGACTACCTGGAAATGGACCTGCAGCGCACCCGCGATGGTGTGCTGGTGGTGGTCCACGACGATGTGCTGCTGCGCACCAGCGACGTCGCCGAGCGCTTCCCCGAGCGCAAGAACAGCCCGGTGAGCGCCTTCACCCTGGCGGAGCTCAAATCGCTGGACGCTGGCAGCTGGTTCAACAAGGCCTACCCCGAGCGTGCCCGTGAGCACTTCAAGCAACAGCGCATTCTCACCCTGGATGAGGTGATCGATATCGCCGAGGCGGATGCCAAGCGCCACCCTGGCCTGTACATCGAAACCAAGGAACCGGCCCAGTTCCCAGGCATTGAGCAGGACCTGAAGAAGCGCCTCGAGGCGCGGGGTTGGCTGGACAAGCCGGGCAAGGTGGTGCTGCAGACCTTCGACCGCAACAGCCTCAAGCTGCTGCACGAAGCCATGCCACAGGTGCCGAAGATCCTGCTGTTGTGGGTGGCCAAGGGCAGTGTCGAGCCGGCCTCGGGGCAGGATTTCGCCGAGTCGGGTGAACAGGACAAGTCGGCCTTCTACGCACGCCAGCAGCCCAAGGACCGCGCCGAGTTCGAACGCTGGCTCGGTTACGCCAAGGAAGGTGGCGCCATCGGCACCGGCCCTTCGGCGGTGCGCACGCACCTGGGGGAGCAGAGCTATTCCGACCTGATCCAGCCGTGGATGAACCAGGCAACCCATGAGCGCGGCATGCTGGTGCACGTCTACACCCTCGATGAAAAAGTGGACTTCGAGAAGGCCATGAAGGCGGGTGTGGACGGGATTTTCACCAACCGTGCGGGCGAACTGATGCGCTTCTATGGCCGATCGGTCGGCAAGGAAGACCAGTTGCTGGGCACGCTGGGTTATTGA